The Zalophus californianus isolate mZalCal1 chromosome X, mZalCal1.pri.v2, whole genome shotgun sequence genome window below encodes:
- the SPIN4 gene encoding spindlin-4 — MSPPTVPPMGVDGVSAYLMKKRHTHRKQRRKPTFLTRRNIVGCRIQHGWKEGNEPVEQWKGTVLEQVSVKPTLYIIKYDGKDSVYGLELHRDKRVLALEVLPERVPTPRIDSRLADSLIGKAVGHVFEGEHGTKDEWKGMVLARAPVMDTWFYITYEKDPVLYMYTLLDDYKDGDLRIIPDSNYYFPTAEREPGEVVDSLVGKQVEHAKDDGSKRTGIFIHQVVAKPSVYFIKFDDDIHIYVYGLVKTP, encoded by the coding sequence ATGTCACCCCCAACTGTGCCCCCAATGGGTGTAGATGGCGTCTCCGCATACCTGATGAAGAAAAGGCACACCCACAGGAAGCAGCGGCGCAAGCCCACTTTCCTCACGCGTAGGAACATCGTGGGCTGCCGTATTCAACACGGCTGGAAGGAAGGCAATGAGCCCGTGGAGCAGTGGAAGGGCACTGTGCTTGAGCAGGTTTCCGTGAAGCCCACTCTCTACATCATCAAATATGATGGCAAAGATAGTGTCTATGGGCTAGAGCTGCACCGAGATAAAAGAGTTTTAGCGCTAGAAGTCCTTCCGGAAAGAGTGCCAACTCCTCGCATTGATTCGCGCCTGGCGGATTCCCTGATTGGCAAAGCAGTGGGGCATGTGTTTGAGGGTGAGCACGGTACGAAAGATGAATGGAAGGGCATGGTCCTGGCGCGAGCCCCcgtgatggacacttggttttACATCACTTATGAGAAAGATCCTGTCCTTTATATGTACACGTTGCTGGATGACTACAAAGACGGTGACCTGCGCATCATTCCAGATTCCAACTACTATTTCCCTACAGCAGAACGGGAGCCTGGAGAAGTGGTCGACAGCCTCGTGGGCAAGCAAGTGGAACACGCCAAAGATGATGGGTCCAAGAGAACCGGCATTTTTATCCATCAAGTGGTGGCCAAGCCATCCGTCTACTTCATTAAGTTTGATGACGATATTCACATTTATGTCTATGGCTTGGTGAAAACCCCTTAA